The Methanosarcina barkeri str. Wiesmoor DNA segment GAGCTCCTCGTGGATCAAGGGAACTACCCCGGACATTGGGTATAATAAGAATATCCATATCTCCTTTTACCCTGGTAGCAATTGCAAACTCAACATCATTCGGGTCAAAAATATTTATATCTTCGTCCACAATCACTACATGCTTAAGGCTTGTATGGGCGGCAAAGGCTGCCATGATAGCGTTTTTTCCATCTCCTTCAGTCTGCTTCTCAATCTGAACAACTGCATGGAGATAACAGCATCCTCCTTCGGTCAACACAACGTTTTTGACCGTAGTAACCTCTCCCACAGCCCTGTAAATCCTTGGCTCGTAAGGTACTCCCATCATCAGAAGATGCTCAGGGCCGGCTGGCAGAATTCCATGATAAATCGGGTCTTTTCTATGGATGATTCGAGTGATATGGATAACGGGCTCTTTTCTTACCACATCGTAGGTTCCGGTTATGTCAACAAAAGGCCCTTCATCAACCCTCTCTCTGGGGTCGATATAACCTTCAAGCACAATCTCCGCATGAGGGACTTTTACCCCGTTTGCACACTCAAAAAGTTCAACAGGAGCTCCTCGCAGGGCGGCTGCGTATTCAAACTCTTTTCCTACAGGGACCCTTGTCGAAGTCGCGTAAATAATTGTTGGGTCGCAGCCAAGTACAATTGCAACAGGCAGAGGTTCACTTTTTTCAGCGGCTTTTTTGTGTAGTAGATAAGTATGCCTTGGAGGAACCAGCCGAACTGCAAGTTTATCTTTTCCTGCTAGCATAAGCCGATGAATAGAAGCATTAATCGTACCTCCATACTCGGAAACTACAATTCCTGCCGTTATATAAGGGGCTCCATCTTTTTCAAAATGCGTGAGGATAGGAAGTTTTGTCAGATCAACCTGATCTTCTATGACCTCAAACGTTGGAGATTCTGACACCAGCCGTACTTCCCCTTCAGGAGAAACTTCCGAAAGTTTCTTTATAATTTTTTCTTTAGGAACTCCGAGCATGGAGGACAGTTCATCCCTTGACCCGAGCAGGTTCATTATGACTTTTGAACCTGAAATATCATGAAAGAGAACGGGAGATTTTGTGTTTTTTGCAATTTTTGAAGCTTCAAACCTCGGGGACACAGGTTGGAGAATTTCTACCAGTTTTCCATTTTCTTTTAACTGGTTGATAAAAGTTCTAAAACTCATGGGTATCTGGATATCAGAAAGCTTTCAGATGATAAAAAGATTGTCTGACAAGTTTTTTAAGAATAACTTCTAAAAAAGGCTTAAGCGAAAACCCCAAGAAACAGAGTGAGCAACCGGTGCAACGGTTGCAGCACAAGCCTTTTCAAAAAACTGCTTTCCCGCAACCCTTTTCAAAAAAGGCTTGAGCGAAAACTCCAGTAACGACATAGTCGGTGTGATCAACAGGCATAACGGTTGCAGCACAAGCCTTTTCAAAAAAGGCTTGACCGAAAATCTTAGCAACGAAGAAATCAACATCATAACGGTTGCAGCTCAATGGTTGGTAACGCAAACCTTTTTCAAAAAAACTTGATTGAAAAGTCATCTTAGCATTCGTCAAGCATGAAAGCTCTGGGCCTTATGATCTTTTTCTTCTCGTACTGGTCAAAGCAGTGAGCTATCCAGCCTGAGACCCTGCCGATTGCGAAGATTGATGTTGCAAGTTGAGGGGGAATATCCATATATTTGTAAATGACTCCAGAATAGAAATCAACATTAGGATAGATTGGCTTTCCTTTCTTTTCTACAAGTTCACGGATAACAGTGTTTTCTACTACCTCGGCAATGTTGTACCAGTGCATATCTCCTTTTGCTTCTGCGAGTTGTTTAGCAAGCTGCTTGAATATCATGCCTCTAGGATCGTAAGTTTTGTAAACTCTATGTCCAAAGCCCATAATTTTTTCTTTTTTACTCAGCTTATCAAGGACATAATTCTCCGCATTTTCTGGGCAAGCAATCTCTTCGATCATGGCTGTGACTTCTGCCCTTGCCCCTCCATGTAGAGGGCCTTTAAG contains these protein-coding regions:
- a CDS encoding UbiD family decarboxylase, whose protein sequence is MSFRTFINQLKENGKLVEILQPVSPRFEASKIAKNTKSPVLFHDISGSKVIMNLLGSRDELSSMLGVPKEKIIKKLSEVSPEGEVRLVSESPTFEVIEDQVDLTKLPILTHFEKDGAPYITAGIVVSEYGGTINASIHRLMLAGKDKLAVRLVPPRHTYLLHKKAAEKSEPLPVAIVLGCDPTIIYATSTRVPVGKEFEYAAALRGAPVELFECANGVKVPHAEIVLEGYIDPRERVDEGPFVDITGTYDVVRKEPVIHITRIIHRKDPIYHGILPAGPEHLLMMGVPYEPRIYRAVGEVTTVKNVVLTEGGCCYLHAVVQIEKQTEGDGKNAIMAAFAAHTSLKHVVIVDEDINIFDPNDVEFAIATRVKGDMDILIIPNVRGSSLDPRGAPDGTTTKVGIDATKVLVEKENFERAVIPK